TCAACGTGCTCGGGAAGTCGAGGAAGAAGTTCCGGTGCATCGCGCCGTAGCGGACGAACTCCGCCTCGGCCAGCGCCGGGATCATCCCGAAGATCCGCTGCTGGTCACCGATGCGCAGGCGCGTCTGGCAGCCCACCAGGCCCCAGACGCTGCCCTCGGCGTTCTCGCGGCGCAGCTGCAGCACCGCATGCGGCCGGCGCCCGGTGACGGGATCGCGCAGTCCCACCGGCCGGAAGGGTCCGAAGCGCAGCGATTCCGCACCGCGGGCGGCGATGACCTCCACCGGCAGACAGGACTCGAAGTAGGGCACGCCCGCCTCGAAGTCCTTGGCCGGGTAGGGCTCGGCGGCGGCCAGCGCGGCCGTGAAGGCGTCGTAGGTCGCCCGGTCCAGCGGCGCGTTCAGGTAGTCGGCCTCGCCCTTGTCGTAGCGGCTGGCGGTGAAGAGCGCCCCCTCGACCAGGCTCTCGCGACTGACGCTCGGCGCGATGGCGTCGTAGAAGCTGAGCCGCCCCTGCCCGAAGTGCGCCTCGATCTCGGCGCTGAGCGCAGCGCCGGTGAGGGGTCCCGTGGCGACGATGCAGGGGCTCTCGGGCAGCGAGACGACTTCCTCGCTCACGCGCTCGATGCGCGGGTCCGCGTCCAGCGCCTGCTCCACCCGGGCGGAGAAGGCGGCGGGGTCCACCGCCAGCGCGGCGCCCGCGGGCAGCGCGCAGGCCTCCGCAAGCGGCAGCAGGCGGCTGCCCAGACGCTTCAGCTCCTCCTTGAAGAGGCCGGAGGCGCTGTCCAGGCGCACGGACTTGAGGGAATTGCTGCAGACGAGCTCGGCGGGACCGTCGAGCCGGTGGGCCGGCGAACGGCGCAGCGGCTTCTGCTCCACCATCAGCACGGGGGTTCCTTGGGCCGCCAGGGACAGAGCGGCCTCGCAGCCGGCGAGACCGCCGCCCACGATGCGCACGCGCGCGCTCATGCTACTCCGGGATCTCGAGCTTGCAGACGCTGCACTGCTGGTAGTTGCCCTTGGCCTTGCTGGCCTTCTCCACCACCATGCCGCCGCAGTCCGGGCAGGGGGTCGCCACCGGGCGGCTCCAGCTCGCGAAATCGCAGTCGGGGTAGCTGTTGCAGCCGTAGAAGGTGCGTCCCCGCTTGCTGCGCTTCTCCACGAGCTGGCCGTTGCAGTCCTCGCGCGGACAGGGCACGCCGATCTGCAGCGGCGCGGTGCCCTTGCAGTCGGG
Above is a genomic segment from Candidatus Latescibacterota bacterium containing:
- the trmFO gene encoding methylenetetrahydrofolate--tRNA-(uracil(54)-C(5))-methyltransferase (FADH(2)-oxidizing) TrmFO: MSARVRIVGGGLAGCEAALSLAAQGTPVLMVEQKPLRRSPAHRLDGPAELVCSNSLKSVRLDSASGLFKEELKRLGSRLLPLAEACALPAGAALAVDPAAFSARVEQALDADPRIERVSEEVVSLPESPCIVATGPLTGAALSAEIEAHFGQGRLSFYDAIAPSVSRESLVEGALFTASRYDKGEADYLNAPLDRATYDAFTAALAAAEPYPAKDFEAGVPYFESCLPVEVIAARGAESLRFGPFRPVGLRDPVTGRRPHAVLQLRRENAEGSVWGLVGCQTRLRIGDQQRIFGMIPALAEAEFVRYGAMHRNFFLDFPSTLTPFQESRARAGLFFAGQMTGVEGYVESIGSGLLAARHLADRLAGRSPSLPPPETLTGALLRFLAGQTPGRSQPMNVAFGLLPALDGPRRGKDARKQAYAERSLAALDAYLQESQDLRA